One part of the Mariniblastus fucicola genome encodes these proteins:
- a CDS encoding transglutaminase-like domain-containing protein, translating to MRLDSPNRTSPVPVNNELHWNPIALLGALLAGFAVHMFRMDHHRWVPAIWIEFAAFSLASVAMFYVVRRWIGRRKTPVPQQTVAYLAQAGAAVSVLALIAWHLISRNIGLGDANETVALLAVQCISWHIAVFASVKGFEKTSLVLCGAIVFFVCCMTSRFDILLLGSIFAAAALWWLAGIYWSTLDSKAIDGNPKTIQIHGASTAIGVIAIAIGLGIAMLVPLSTNRISIRGFMPFSGGEEGYQDEFATSGVGDGNMLMAGNNATTTGAVDSNEFIEDDKPSMYDVMTEKYDGPARKKKFNRAVALDEVAKHIHDVVQSEQSGRTFRTMRNTDKTSDIKLKDKLTKALFFVEGSVPARFVIESFQHFDGLDWTRLPLEKTGPTPPKLVLQTRMEKPVFKMCLFRSGYLTSSRSHRVKIMRLQTPNLPSPAFLDRWHIDRVNDPQIFQCNDAGHVQFAGEVIPEQTVIDVQGYVPNYHTMRSANDLRNCRPTSWGKKMLGKLAGETEEDPDPAWQQTMPKLFDKENSPFLQIPDNGSRQEIESLAKAYTEGIRPGWNQIEAIVNRIREDFELDPESSDGGSSDVVILEAPEDTVGQFLDQKGGPSWMFASSCVMALRSAGYPTRLASGFLVKEEDYNRKARQSIVTSDNMHMWPEVCLDGKYWIPLEPTPGFPVPYSTETMWQWLTSKAYAAYYWICDHPLTCFLVATGLVLTYLYRVNFITFLMLIWWHLSRCFWPQNLLRATRQLIDLRFWAAGDSRPLSKTIMSWYSRVDPGLSTGFYDLWNGQNYGDQQNIGRADLAAHCRQQIEQLTLKKIKTFVIEKSKREAP from the coding sequence AATGTTTTATGTGGTAAGGCGCTGGATCGGCCGTCGCAAGACTCCAGTCCCCCAACAGACAGTCGCCTATCTCGCTCAAGCGGGTGCTGCAGTTTCCGTTCTGGCTCTGATCGCCTGGCATCTGATTTCGCGGAACATCGGGCTCGGCGATGCCAACGAGACCGTCGCTCTATTGGCAGTGCAATGCATCAGTTGGCACATTGCAGTTTTTGCGTCGGTAAAAGGTTTTGAGAAGACAAGCCTGGTGCTGTGCGGCGCGATCGTATTCTTCGTCTGTTGCATGACCAGTCGATTCGACATCCTCTTGCTGGGCTCCATTTTTGCCGCCGCGGCCCTTTGGTGGTTGGCCGGGATCTACTGGTCAACGCTTGACTCAAAAGCCATCGACGGCAATCCAAAAACGATTCAAATTCACGGAGCATCGACTGCCATCGGAGTGATTGCGATCGCGATCGGGCTTGGGATTGCAATGCTCGTCCCTTTGTCAACGAACCGGATTTCTATCCGTGGCTTCATGCCATTTTCGGGCGGAGAAGAAGGCTATCAGGACGAATTTGCGACTTCTGGTGTCGGCGACGGAAACATGCTGATGGCCGGGAATAACGCAACCACGACCGGAGCAGTAGATTCGAACGAGTTCATCGAGGACGACAAGCCTTCGATGTACGACGTGATGACGGAAAAGTACGACGGACCAGCTCGCAAAAAAAAGTTCAATCGCGCGGTTGCTCTCGATGAGGTCGCCAAACACATCCATGACGTTGTGCAGTCTGAACAATCTGGCAGAACGTTCCGCACAATGCGAAACACGGACAAAACTTCCGACATCAAACTGAAAGACAAGCTGACGAAGGCTCTGTTTTTTGTGGAAGGATCGGTGCCGGCGAGGTTCGTCATTGAATCGTTTCAACATTTCGACGGGCTGGACTGGACAAGGTTACCCCTTGAAAAGACCGGTCCAACGCCGCCCAAACTGGTTTTGCAAACGCGAATGGAAAAGCCGGTTTTCAAGATGTGTCTTTTCAGGTCCGGCTACCTCACTTCGAGTCGCAGTCATCGAGTGAAGATCATGCGACTGCAAACTCCGAACCTTCCTTCGCCAGCCTTCCTTGATCGATGGCACATCGACCGGGTGAATGACCCGCAAATCTTCCAATGCAACGATGCCGGCCACGTGCAGTTTGCGGGAGAAGTGATTCCCGAGCAAACGGTGATCGACGTTCAGGGCTATGTGCCGAACTACCACACCATGCGATCCGCAAATGACCTTCGCAACTGTCGGCCTACCAGTTGGGGAAAGAAGATGTTGGGCAAGCTGGCTGGGGAGACCGAGGAGGATCCAGATCCGGCTTGGCAGCAAACGATGCCGAAGCTGTTCGACAAAGAGAACTCTCCGTTTTTACAAATCCCGGACAACGGTTCGCGTCAAGAAATTGAATCGCTGGCGAAAGCCTATACAGAAGGCATCCGTCCGGGCTGGAATCAAATCGAAGCCATCGTCAATCGCATACGGGAAGATTTTGAACTCGATCCTGAGTCCTCGGACGGCGGCAGTTCGGATGTCGTGATCTTAGAAGCCCCGGAGGACACCGTTGGGCAATTTCTGGATCAAAAAGGTGGGCCTTCCTGGATGTTCGCATCCAGTTGCGTCATGGCATTGCGAAGCGCGGGCTATCCCACTCGTTTGGCAAGCGGTTTTCTGGTGAAAGAAGAGGACTACAACCGGAAGGCTCGTCAATCGATTGTCACATCCGACAACATGCACATGTGGCCGGAAGTATGCCTGGACGGAAAGTACTGGATCCCTCTTGAGCCGACTCCGGGATTCCCGGTCCCGTACAGTACCGAAACGATGTGGCAATGGCTGACCTCGAAAGCATACGCCGCCTACTATTGGATTTGCGATCACCCGCTTACCTGTTTCCTGGTGGCGACGGGTCTCGTTTTGACCTACCTGTATCGCGTGAATTTCATCACGTTTCTGATGTTGATCTGGTGGCACCTGAGTCGATGTTTCTGGCCTCAAAACTTGCTTCGTGCGACGAGGCAATTGATCGATCTACGATTCTGGGCGGCAGGTGACAGCCGACCGCTGTCCAAAACGATCATGTCCTGGTACAGCCGGGTCGATCCGGGACTTTCGACTGGATTCTATGACCTGTGGAACGGCCAGAACTACGGCGACCAACAAAACATTGGCCGAGCGGATCTGGCTGCTCACTGTCGGCAGCAGATCGAACAATTGACCCTCAAGAAAATCAAAACGTTCGTCATCGAAAAATCCAAACGAGAGGCACCATGA
- the ruvC gene encoding crossover junction endodeoxyribonuclease RuvC: MDGKTRILGIDPGLNITGYSVLDTDGNQFQIVEGGIVRSKRKDSLGDRLKEIHEGLTEVIQRLKPDCAGLEELYSHYANPTTAIIMGHARGVICLACAENGVSVMPYAATQVKKVMTGNGRAPKSQVQLAVATQLNLDSIPEPADVADAAAIAICHHFLSSRPTSIL; encoded by the coding sequence ATGGACGGCAAAACAAGAATCCTTGGCATCGATCCGGGCCTGAATATTACGGGCTACAGCGTGCTCGATACCGATGGCAATCAGTTCCAAATCGTGGAAGGCGGGATCGTTCGCAGCAAGCGCAAAGATTCGCTCGGCGATCGGCTGAAAGAAATCCACGAAGGGCTGACCGAAGTCATTCAACGACTCAAGCCCGATTGTGCGGGACTGGAAGAACTGTACAGTCACTATGCGAATCCGACGACCGCGATCATCATGGGCCACGCCCGTGGAGTCATCTGTTTGGCGTGCGCGGAAAACGGTGTTTCGGTGATGCCCTACGCGGCGACCCAAGTCAAAAAAGTCATGACGGGAAATGGCCGAGCGCCAAAGTCGCAAGTTCAGCTCGCCGTCGCGACACAGTTGAATCTCGATTCCATTCCAGAACCCGCGGACGTGGCGGATGCGGCCGCGATCGCGATCTGCCACCACTTTTTATCCTCACGACCGACCTCCATTCTATGA
- a CDS encoding AAA family ATPase: MIQNLEPKISNEKVDALRDALNAALVGKADVVEMVIACILAQGHLLFDDLPGLGKTTLAKAIASAIGGNFARVQCTPDLLPTDISGFNVFNQKLQEFQFRPGPVFSDLLLADEINRATPRTQSSLFEAMAEWQVTLDNQTMPLAKTFLVLATQNPTESHGVFPLPEAQLDRFAIKLSIGYPSRLNEIQMLADKVGDTGDAVEPQPVLTLDELEKFQKEVVGIKVSENVRGYLVDLAAVTRDHDEVDTGLSPRGLIIWQRMAQAWAWMRGQEFVTPDDIQTVAKPVLRLRISSRKIDADRIIDEVIDSVKVPGL, encoded by the coding sequence ATGATTCAGAACCTTGAACCGAAGATATCCAACGAGAAAGTTGACGCTCTCAGGGATGCTCTGAACGCTGCATTGGTCGGCAAAGCGGACGTCGTCGAAATGGTCATCGCTTGCATCCTTGCTCAGGGACATCTGCTGTTCGACGACCTCCCGGGACTTGGAAAGACAACGCTTGCGAAAGCAATTGCGTCTGCGATCGGAGGCAATTTTGCGCGTGTTCAATGTACGCCTGACCTGCTTCCCACCGACATCTCCGGCTTCAATGTCTTTAACCAAAAACTGCAGGAGTTTCAGTTCAGACCGGGCCCCGTTTTTTCGGACCTGTTGTTGGCAGACGAAATCAATCGGGCAACGCCGCGAACACAGAGCTCGCTTTTCGAAGCGATGGCAGAGTGGCAAGTAACGCTGGACAATCAAACGATGCCGTTGGCCAAGACCTTCCTTGTGCTGGCGACTCAGAACCCGACCGAAAGCCATGGCGTGTTCCCGCTGCCAGAAGCTCAGCTTGACCGTTTTGCGATCAAGCTGAGCATTGGATATCCGTCACGGCTCAATGAGATCCAGATGCTTGCGGACAAGGTGGGAGACACCGGAGATGCTGTCGAACCACAACCGGTTCTCACTCTTGATGAGCTGGAAAAGTTCCAAAAAGAGGTCGTGGGCATCAAGGTCAGCGAAAACGTACGCGGCTACCTCGTCGATCTTGCCGCGGTCACAAGAGATCACGACGAAGTCGATACCGGATTAAGCCCGCGTGGCCTGATCATTTGGCAACGAATGGCCCAAGCCTGGGCGTGGATGCGAGGGCAGGAGTTTGTCACGCCAGACGACATCCAAACGGTCGCCAAACCGGTCCTTCGACTTCGAATCTCCAGCCGGAAAATCGATGCGGATCGAATTATCGACGAAGTCATCGACTCTGTGAAAGTTCCCGGCCTGTAG
- the ispF gene encoding 2-C-methyl-D-erythritol 2,4-cyclodiphosphate synthase, whose translation MQHRIGIGHDTHRLEPGGPLKIGGVDIEFDFHLAGHSDADVLLHAITDAILGAAAMGDIGELFPDNAEENKNRDSAEMLSLAWRRAADEGWSIANLDCIVFAQKPKLSPYKPAIAIRVAQILFISPDCVGVKAKTGEGVGDVGSGKIMQAQCVALLTRED comes from the coding sequence ATGCAACATCGAATCGGGATCGGACACGACACGCATCGCCTCGAACCAGGCGGCCCGCTCAAGATCGGTGGCGTCGACATCGAGTTTGACTTTCATCTTGCCGGCCACAGCGACGCCGACGTGCTGCTGCATGCAATCACCGACGCGATTCTGGGTGCCGCGGCGATGGGCGACATCGGTGAGCTCTTTCCTGACAACGCCGAAGAAAACAAAAACCGGGATTCGGCTGAAATGTTGAGCCTCGCGTGGCGGCGGGCTGCCGATGAAGGTTGGTCGATCGCCAATCTCGATTGCATTGTGTTCGCGCAGAAGCCAAAACTTTCGCCGTACAAGCCAGCGATTGCGATTCGCGTCGCCCAGATTCTGTTCATCTCTCCGGACTGCGTGGGCGTGAAAGCCAAAACGGGAGAAGGCGTCGGCGATGTTGGCTCTGGAAAAATTATGCAGGCTCAGTGCGTTGCGTTGCTGACGCGGGAAGACTGA
- the ruvA gene encoding Holliday junction branch migration protein RuvA translates to MIRKITGLLCALPDDCAVLEVPPFEYEVLVPEFTRRQIQMKLGEQITLHTIQYIDGNVQKGGRMTPRLIGFNSVAEKQFFEVFCSVDGLGVKKALKAMVRPVPDVARSIEQQDVKTLTTMPGIGAATAERIVAKLRRKMARFALLVPAAEGDQGSGTAPSIAEEVYQILVSFGHSEQESRKMVDDVLVEKKKFKDVDAFLSVVYEKKNAE, encoded by the coding sequence ATGATTCGAAAAATTACCGGACTGCTGTGCGCGCTGCCTGACGACTGTGCTGTTCTGGAAGTGCCTCCGTTTGAATACGAAGTCCTCGTGCCCGAGTTTACGCGACGGCAGATTCAGATGAAGCTGGGCGAACAGATCACTTTGCACACGATTCAGTACATCGACGGCAATGTGCAGAAAGGCGGCCGGATGACGCCGCGTTTGATCGGATTTAACAGCGTCGCGGAAAAGCAATTCTTCGAAGTGTTCTGTTCGGTCGACGGGTTGGGCGTGAAGAAGGCGCTCAAAGCGATGGTCCGACCGGTTCCGGATGTGGCTCGTTCGATCGAGCAACAGGACGTGAAAACGTTGACCACGATGCCTGGAATCGGTGCCGCAACGGCGGAGCGGATCGTGGCCAAACTACGTCGCAAGATGGCTCGCTTTGCCTTGCTGGTTCCTGCGGCCGAGGGCGATCAGGGCTCTGGCACTGCACCGTCGATCGCGGAAGAGGTCTATCAGATTTTGGTCAGTTTCGGGCATTCCGAGCAGGAGTCTCGCAAGATGGTCGACGACGTGCTGGTGGAAAAGAAGAAGTTCAAAGACGTCGACGCGTTCCTGTCCGTCGTCTACGAAAAGAAGAACGCGGAGTAA
- a CDS encoding permease, which translates to MLEYYLFGGGLRLGQIIIYSSLWLVIGFIVAGIFRNMLGPAKVRKLFGEGTKRGIFTGWLIGMLLPVCSLGAIPIVRELYRSKVKGGTIIAFGLTAPLFNPMSILYGLTLSDPIAILSFSLCALVIVGLLGILWDRFYPDTVEEFPDVKMPAPGIKRIAAVFYSAVRDATGSTLIYVLIGIACSVLTAVSFEKGHLQYGVEQDNVLAPVLVAAVALPIYSTPLLAMSQVGGMFQHGNSIGGAFALLILGAGANIGLLVWFNVTYGWKRSLAFLTLLFVTTIALAYAIDKPLTPKGITPAGHSHAFDVYTHPFNKSQSDIGRIWRTQLSEFWRVNELGGTWILGGFLLAGIVIRCCGTARVESWLYSESPAPERKYDFDVPGWVLGGTTVSGLIAASVVGCYFYYPSPEQLLPDLSTINTECVLSAKNQQWEAAEKWIPYADDLSRRLEVGVFLRNGSVDEFKTAKAKTYRDKLDKLKELVEQREGENIEAYAMDLSKSYQRLSRAFKDEAE; encoded by the coding sequence ATGCTGGAATACTATCTTTTCGGAGGCGGCTTACGTCTTGGACAAATCATCATCTATTCTTCTCTGTGGCTGGTGATCGGTTTCATTGTTGCAGGTATTTTCCGCAACATGCTGGGGCCCGCGAAAGTCAGAAAGCTGTTTGGTGAAGGAACGAAGCGTGGAATTTTTACCGGTTGGCTGATCGGAATGCTGCTTCCCGTCTGCTCGCTGGGAGCGATTCCGATCGTTCGCGAACTGTATCGCTCGAAAGTCAAAGGCGGAACGATCATCGCGTTTGGACTGACCGCGCCGCTGTTCAATCCGATGTCGATCCTCTACGGACTGACACTGTCAGATCCGATTGCCATACTTTCATTTTCGCTTTGCGCGTTGGTGATTGTTGGTTTGCTGGGCATTCTCTGGGACCGTTTCTACCCGGACACGGTAGAAGAATTCCCCGACGTCAAAATGCCTGCTCCTGGGATCAAGCGAATCGCGGCTGTCTTCTACTCGGCCGTTCGTGACGCGACAGGATCGACATTGATCTATGTCCTCATCGGAATCGCGTGCTCGGTTTTGACTGCGGTATCGTTTGAAAAAGGCCACTTGCAATACGGAGTCGAACAGGACAACGTCCTAGCTCCGGTGCTCGTCGCGGCCGTCGCGTTGCCGATCTACAGCACGCCGCTTTTGGCGATGAGTCAGGTTGGCGGAATGTTTCAACATGGCAACTCCATCGGAGGCGCGTTTGCGCTGCTCATTCTCGGCGCAGGAGCCAACATCGGGCTGCTGGTGTGGTTCAACGTGACCTATGGATGGAAACGGAGCTTGGCTTTCCTCACCTTATTGTTTGTGACGACGATTGCTCTCGCGTATGCGATCGACAAACCGCTTACACCGAAAGGCATCACACCGGCAGGCCATTCGCACGCATTCGATGTCTACACTCACCCGTTCAACAAAAGCCAATCAGATATCGGACGTATTTGGCGAACACAGCTTTCAGAATTTTGGCGAGTCAACGAGCTTGGCGGTACGTGGATTCTTGGCGGTTTCCTGTTGGCTGGAATCGTTATTCGATGCTGCGGCACGGCCCGGGTTGAGTCATGGCTCTATTCGGAATCTCCCGCACCGGAACGCAAATACGACTTCGATGTTCCCGGCTGGGTTTTGGGCGGTACGACGGTCAGCGGTTTGATCGCAGCGAGTGTCGTTGGATGCTATTTTTACTATCCGTCTCCGGAGCAACTGCTGCCGGACCTGTCCACGATCAACACCGAGTGCGTATTGTCAGCGAAGAACCAGCAATGGGAAGCCGCCGAAAAGTGGATTCCTTACGCAGACGATCTCTCGAGGCGATTGGAAGTCGGTGTGTTTTTGCGCAACGGTTCGGTCGACGAGTTCAAGACCGCGAAAGCCAAAACCTATCGTGACAAACTGGACAAGCTAAAAGAGCTGGTCGAGCAGCGTGAAGGCGAAAACATCGAGGCTTACGCGATGGACCTTTCGAAATCCTATCAGCGGTTGAGCCGGGCGTTCAAGGACGAAGCAGAGTAA